Proteins co-encoded in one Seriola aureovittata isolate HTS-2021-v1 ecotype China chromosome 1, ASM2101889v1, whole genome shotgun sequence genomic window:
- the cog8 gene encoding conserved oligomeric Golgi complex subunit 8 gives MWFLCLSRGFMKEAEEIGASRRMNSLTLNRHTEILEILEIPQLMDTCVRNGYYEEALELAAYVKRLEKKHSSLPVIQGIVREVRQSTQLMLNQLLQQLRSNSQLPVCLRVIGYLRRMDVFTEAELRVKFLQARGTWLHSILAAVPEDDPYFHITKTIEACRVHLFDIITQYRAIFSDEDPLVPPAGGQVAVNEGAIFHCWVVQKVAEFLETLERDLQRGVGGRLDSLLGQCMYFGLSFSRVGADFRGQLAPMFQRVAVETFRRAVQDGVDKFQEDMNLYTLITLPSVLGGTIPPVAPSTQPGTLQPPMSLLDFQPLACFLNNILTAFNDLRLCCPLGLAQDVTRCLEDALKMVTRQILVFHRAEESAFSSREKELFVQFCCSYAEDLLPFLNRCLQVLFPPAQIALILGVPPTHLHRYDSLGCIDLGAVLEPLDFVLPQRETLAPPPEPEVDIAGELGSLTFDTQLKDPITDPDPKLTRSGPRDPGSEPGPGLTEPKSEDPDDETMQDEEFSLE, from the exons ATGtggtttctgtgtctgtccagGGGCTTCATGAAGGAGGCGGAGGAGATCGGAGCCAGCCGTCGGATGAACAGCCTGACGCTGAACCGCCACACCGAGATCCTGGAGATCCTGGAGATCCCTCAGCTCATGGACACCTGCGTCAGAAACGGATACTACGAGGAAGCTCTGGAGCTGGCGGCGTACGTCAAGAGGCTGGAGAAGAAACACTCGTCACTGCCGGTGATCCAG GGAATCGTGCGTGAAGTGCGTCAGTCGACTCAGCTGATGCTCAACCAGCTGTTGCAGCAGCTGCGCAGCAACTCGCAGCTTCCTGTCTGCCTGCGTGTAATTGGTTACCTGCGCAGGATGGACGTGTTCACGGAGGCGGAGCTGCGGGTGAAGTTCCTGCAGGCGCGCGGCACCTGGCTGCACTCCATCCTCGCCGCCGTCCCCGAAGACGACCCATACTTCCACATCACCAAAACAATTGAGGCGTGCAGAGTCCACCTGTTCGACATCATCACCCAGTACCGTGCCATCTTCTCCGACGAGGACCCGCTGGTGCCCCCCGCCGGCGGGCAGGTTGCGGTGAACGAGGGCGCCATCTTCCACTGCTGGGTGGTGCAGAAGGTGGCGGAGTTCCTGGAGACTTTAGAGAGGGACCTGCAGCGGGGTGTGGGGGGCCGTCTGGACTCCCTGCTGGGTCAGTGCATGTACTTCGGCTTGTCCTTCAGCAGGGTGGGGGCGGATTTCCGCGGGCAGCTGGCGCCGATGTTCCAGCGCGTGGCGGTGGAGACGTTCAGAAGAGCCGTGCAGGACGGCGTGGACAAGTTCCAGGAGGACATGAACCTGTACACGCTGATCACCCTGCCCTCTGTGCTGGGAGGGACCATCCCCCCCGTGGCCCCCAGCACCCAGCCCGGCACCCTGCAGCCCCCCATGTCACTGCTGGACTTCCAGCCGCTCGCCTGCTTCCTCAACAACATCCTGACGGCCTTCAACGACCTGCGGCTCTGCTGCCCGCTCGGCCTCGCCCAGGACGTCACCAGGTGTCTGGAGGACGCTCTGAAGATG GTGACCCGTCAGATCCTGGTCTTCCACCGGGCCGAGGAGTCGGCGTTCAGCAGTAGAGAGAAGGAGCTGTTTGTTCAGTTCTGCTGCTCGTACGCTGAAGACCTGCTGCCGTTCCTGAACCGCTGCCTGCAGGTTCTGTTTCCTCCGGCTCAGATCGCTCTCATCCTGG GTGTTCCTCCGACTCACCTGCACAGGTACGACAGTCTGGGCTGCATCGACCTCGGCGCCGTCCTCGAGCCTCTGGACTTTGTGCTTCCTCAGAGAGAGACATTAGCTCCGCCCCCAGAGCCCGAGGTCGATATCGCCGGCGAACTGGGCAGCCTGACGTTTGACACGCAACTTAAAGACCCAATAACAGATCCAGACCCAAAACTGACCCGGTCCGGTCCCAGAGACCCCGGGTCTGAGCCGGGTCCCGGACTGACGGAGCCGAAGTCTGAGGATCCAGACGATGAGACGATGCAGGACGAGGAGTTTTCTCTGGAGTGA
- the katnb1 gene encoding katanin p80 WD40 repeat-containing subunit B1, producing MAAASTTKISWRLQEFEAHSSSVSCLALGKSSGRLLATGGEDCRVNIWAVSKANCIMSLTGHKNPVECVQFNMSEEQVVAGSQSGSIRVWDLEAAKILRTLMGHKANITSLGFHPFGDFLASSSLDTNIKLWDVRRKGYVFRYKGHTQAVRSLAFSPDGKWLASASDDCTVKLWDLTQGKTITEFRSHTAAVNIVQFHPNEYLLASGSCDRTIKLWDLEKFTMIGSLEGDTTPVRCIFFSPDGSCVYSGATDSLRVFGWEPDRCFDVVPVGWGKVSDLAVCNQQLIGVSHQLSSVSSYVVDLKRVKKSGGSVIQGIIQDNQPLSEPKDPKGVALRRNYERPTTTCSSQRVKQRSDADRRSPEGERRSPSEDEADEKLSSAEIHNAEDYKEIFQPKNAISRTPPKISEPFPAPPEDETILAISHQLKDMISPFPDKQQAPPQASSTPVQRVEPTVVSCAKRPAPSAVGPLSSDPPTFRPPPPQPPVTTAKSKPQPKIILSTRNEPIGLNVADFLPSSPNNRPGALSDEEALSQIKKGHDTMCVMLSSRHKNLETVRAVWAREDIKSALDTAVSMNDLSIVVDILNIINLQPSLWKLDLCTSILPQIDKLLQSKYESYMQTGCTSLKLIMKHFWMLISDTLKASPCVGVDITREERHQKCRACCKQLKNLSNIVKNKAAQVGRHGSAFKELQLLMAPLDDSL from the exons ATGGCTGCGGCCAGCACCACCAAGATCTCATGGCGACTGC AGGAGTTCGAGGCTCACTCCAGCAGCGTTTCCTGTTTGGCTCTGGGGAAAAGCTCCGGCCGCCTGCTGGCCACAGGAGGAGAAGACTGCAGGGTGAACATCTGGGCTGTGAGCAAGGCCAACTGCATCATG agtctgacTGGTCACAAGAACCCAGTAGAGTGTGTCCAGTTCAACATGTCGGAGGAGCAGGTTGTCGCTGGTTCACAGTCTGGATCGATACGAGTTTGGGACCTGGAGGCCGCCAAGA tTTTAAGGACTCTGATGGGACACAAAGCCAACATCACCAGTCTGGGCTTCCATCCGTTTGGAGACTTCCTGGCCTCCAGTTCCCTGGACACAAAcatcaag CTGTGGGACGTGCGGAGGAAAGGATATGTGTTCAGGTATAAG gGTCACACCCAGGCGGTGAGGAGTCTGGCCTTCAGTCCAGATGGGAAGTGGTTGGCTTCAGCGAGTGACGACTGCACCGTCAAG CTGTGGGACCTGACTCAGGGGAAGACCATCACCGAGTTCAGAtctcacactgcagctgtcaaCATCGTCCAGTTCCACCCCAACGAGTACCTGCTGGCATCGGGCAGCTGCGACAG gACCATCAAACTGTGGGATCTGGAGAAATTCACGATGATCGGCTCGTTGGAGGGAGACACGACTCCGGTCAG GTGTATATTTTTCAGTCCGGACGGCAGCTGTGTGTACAGCGGGGCCACAGACTCTCTGCGGGTCTTTGGCTGGGAGCCCGACCGCTGCTTCGACGTGGTGCCGGTGGGCTGGGGGAAAGTCTCTGACCTGGCAGTCTGCAACCAGCAGCTG ATCGGCGTGTCTCACCAGCTCTCCAGCGTCTCGTCCTACGTCGTCGACCTGAAGCGGGTGAAGAAGAGCGGCGGCTCCGTGATCCAGGGAATCATCCAGGACAACCAGCCGCTCTCAGAGCCCAAGGATCCTAAAGGAGTCGCACTGAGGAGGAACTACGAGAGACCCACAACCACCTGCAGCTCACAGAG ggtgaAGCAGAGGTCAGACGCTGATAGGCGGAGCCCCGAAGGTGAGAGGCGGAGCCCCAGTGAGGATGAGGCAGATGAGAAACTGTCGTCAGCTGAGATCCACAACGCTGAAGACTACAAGGAGATCTTTCAACCCAAGAACGCCATCT CTCGAACTCCTCCCAAGATCTCCGAGCCTTTCCCTGCTCCTCCAGAAGACG AGACCATATTAGCGATCAGCCATCAGCTGAAGGACATGATTTCTCCGTTTCCTGAcaagcagcag gCTCCTCCTCAGGCCTCTTCTACTCCGGTCCAGAGGGTGGAGCCTACAGTGGTCTCCTGTGCGAAGCGTCCCGCCCCCTCAGCTGTGGGCCCTTTGTCCTCCGACCCCCCCACATtccgcccccctcccccccagcCCCCCGTCACCACGGCCAAGTCTAAACCTCAACCTAAAATCATCCTGAGCACCAGGAACGAGCCCATCGGACTGAATGTGGCCGACTTCCTGCCT TCTTCCCCCAACAACAGACCTGGAGCTCTGAGCGACGAGGAGGCGCTGTCTCAGATCAAGAAGGGTCACGACACCATGTGTGTGATGCTGAGCAGCCGACACAAGAACCTGGAGACGGTCCGAGCCGTGTGGGCCAGAGAGGACATCAAG AGCGCTCTGGACACGGCTGTCTCCATGAACGACCTGTCCATTGTAGTGGACATCCTCAACATCATCAACCTGCAGCC GTCGCTATGGAAACTGGACCTTTGTACATCGATCCTTCCTCAGATCGACAAACTGCTGCAGAGTAAATATGAGAG ctaCATGCAGACTGGCTGTACGTCTCTGAAGCTCATCATGAAACATTTCTGGATGTTGATCTCAGACACGTTAAAGGCGTCGCCGTGTGTCGGAGTCGACATCACACGAGAGGAGCG ACACCAGAAGTGCAGAGCGTGCTGTAAGCAGCTGAAGAACCTCAGCAACATCGTGAAGAACAAGGCGGCGCAGGTCGGTCGCCACGGCAGCGCCttcaaagagctgcagctgctcatgGCTCCGCTCGACGACTCGCTCTGA